In Brachybacterium saurashtrense, the genomic stretch CGGCGACCATCGCCTCGGCCGCCTCGCGGGTGCGGATGCCGCCGGAGGCCTTGACGCCCAGGCGGTCGCCGACGGTCTCGCGCATCAGCCGCACCGCGTGCTCGGCAGCGCCGCCGGCGGGGTGGAAGCCGGTGGAGGTCTTCACGAAGTCGGCCCCGGCGCGCTCCGCGGCCTGGCACACGCCCACGATCTGCGCGTCCTCGAGGGCAGCGGATTCGATGATCACCTTGAGCACCACGGGCGCCGGGGCGGCCTCGCGCACCGCCCGGATCTCCGCCTCGACGGCGTCGAACTCGCCCGCGCGGGCCAGGCCCACGTTGAGCACCATGTCCACCTCGTCGGCTCCCTTGGCGACCGAGTCCGCGGCCTCGGCCGCCTTGAGGGACGGGGCGTGCTGCCCCGAGGGGAAGCCGCACACGGTCGCGACCTTGACGGTGGTCTCGACCGGGAGCATCGACGGGGAGACGCAGACGGAGTAGGTGCCCAGCTCCTCGGCCTCCCGCAGCAGCGCGGTGACGTCGTCGCGAGTGGCCTCGGGCTTGAGCAGGGTGTGGTCGATGAGCTGTGCGAGCTGTGCGTTCTCGAGTGCGGTCATGGAGCGATCTTGGCAGAACCCTGCCCCTGCGCGCATCCGTTCCGGCGCGGAGCGTCCGATCCTGCGACCGTCCCCACTCCCCCGGCCCGGGGGCCGGGCGACCTCCCCGGGCCCGTCGTAGACTGGCTGGCCGTGACCACCCCCTCGCCGTCCCGGGCCCCGCGCCGCATCGTCCTGCTCACCGGCCCCTCCGGCAGCGGCAAGGGCGTGGTCTCGCGCCGCGCAGGAGTGCCCGCGCTGAACCTGGACGACTTCTACCGCGAGGGCGACGATCCGACGCTGCCGCGCCGCTTCGGGATCCCGGACTGGGACCACCCCGCCTCCTGGGACGCGGGCGCGGCGCTGCGTGCGCTCACCGCGCTGGCGCACGACGGCGCGGCCGAGATCCCCACCTACTCGATCGCGCTGTCGCGCCGCACGGGCTCGGCGCGGCTGGAGCTCGGGGACGCGCCGGTGCTGATCGCCGAGGGCATCTTCGCCGCCGAGCTGATAGCCCCGCTCGCCGCCGCCGGACTGCTCGCAGAGGCAATCGTGCTGGACCGTGCGGTGCCCGTGGTGTTCACCCTGCGCCTGGCCCGTGACCTGCGCGAGCACCGCAAGCCGGTGCCGATCCTGCTGCAGCGCGGCACCGCCCTCGCCCTCCAGCAGCGCGACGACATGCACGGCTGGGTGCGTGCGGGGCTCCGGCCCGACGGGCTGCGCGCCGCGGTGCGCAGGATCCGGGAGATCGTCGTCCACGCCGAGGCGGAGCGGCACTGCCGGCCCGCCTCCGCGGCGCGCTCCCGGCTGCGGATCGCGGCGGTGTGCTTCCTGCGCGACGCTCCCGCGGGGACGGCGCCCGGCACCGAGCTGCTGTGCGTCCGCAAGCACGGCACCGGCTCCTGGATGCAGGTGGGCGGGAAGCTCGACGGCGAGGAGAGCGCCCGGGAGGCGGCGCTGCGCGAGGTCGAGGAGGAGCTGGGCGTCCGGCTGCATGCCGAGGAACTCGACCCGCTGGGCGAGTTCGAGGCGGTGGCCGCGAACGAGCCGGGCACCGTGGTGCACGCGAGCGTGTTCCTCACCCGCACCCCGCTGCCGGGCCCTCTGCAGGTGCGCGCCGAGCTCGCCGAGCACCGGTGGATCCCGCTCGAGAACGACGGCGCGCACGGCAACGGAGGACGTCTCGCGCCGCTGATGCGCGAGCACATCCTGCCCGCGCTGCGGCGTCGCGAGGCGTCGCGCCGCCCCTGAGCCGCCCTCAGCCGATCCGGTCCAGCACGATCCGGCGCTCGGGAACCTCCGTGCCGGGGGCGGAGAGGTCCCAGGCCCTGTCCAGCGCCTCGAGCGCCCGGGCGAGGCGGCCGGGGGTGTCGGTGTGGAGGCGGGCGAGCACGTCCCCGGCCCGCACCTCCTCCCCCAGGTGCTTCTCGATCTCGACGCCCGCGGCGGCCTGGACGGCCTCCCCCGGGCGCGAGCGTCCCGCGCCGAGGCGCCAGGCGGCCACGCCCACGCCCATCGCGTCCAGCCCGGTCACCACGCCGTCCTCGCTCGCGCGCAGCTCCTCGACGTGCTGCGCGGTGGGCAGCGGGGCGTCGACGTCCCCGCCCTGCGCGGCGATCATCGCGCGCCAGGAGTCCATCGCCCGCCCGTCGGCGAGCGCGGCCTCCACGTCGGCGTCGTGCACCCCGGCGGCCTCGAGCATCTCGCGGGCCAGGGCGCAGGTCAGCTCCACCACGTCGGCCGGGCCGCCGCCGGAGAGCACCTCGAGGGACTCGCGCACCTCGAGGCCGTTGCCGGCCGTGCGGCCGAGCGGCGCGGACATGTCGGTGAGCAGGGCGACGGTGCGCACCCCGGCGTCGGTGCCGAGGTCCACCATCGTGCGGGCGAGCTCGCGGGCGTCGCCCTCGTCCTTCATGAAGGCGCCGGCGCCGGTCTTCACGTCGAGGGTGAGCGCGGCGGTGCCCTCCGCGATCTTCTTGGACATGATCGAGGAGGCGATCAGCGGGATCGCCTCGACGGTGCCGGTCACGTCGCGCAGGGCGTAGAGCTTCTTGTCCGCGGGGGCGAGGCCGGACCCGGCCGCGCAGATCACGGCGCCCACCTCGTCGAGCTGCCGCATCATCTCGTCGTTGGTGAGCGCGGCGCGCCAGCCGGGGATCGCCTCGAGCTTGTCGAGGGTGCCGCCGGTGTGGCCGAGGCCGCGCCCGGACAGCTGCGGCACCGCCACGCCGTAGGAGGCGACCAGCGGGGCCAGCGGCAGGGTGATCTTGTCCCCCACCCCGCCGGTGGAGTGCTTGTCGGTGGTGGGCTTGGCGAGGGCGGAGAAGTCCATCCGCTCGCCGCTGGCGATCATCGCGGCCGTCCAGCGGGCGATCTCGGGCCGCTCCATGCCGCGCAGGAAGATTGCCATGGCGAGCGCCGCCATCTGCTCCTCGGCGACGACGCCGCGGGTGTAGGCGTCGATCACCCAGTCGATCTGGGCCTCGTCGAGGCGGGAGCCGTCACGCTTGGTGCGGATCACGTCGACGACGTCGAAGGGCTCGACGTCCGGGGTGGGGTTCTCGGTCACGGGTGCTCCTCGGGATCGTGGCGGGGGTGGTGGTCGGTGGGCCGGCGAGGGCCGTGGCCCGGGGGCCGCCGGCGAGGGCGGTCCGGGCGCCGACGGCGCTCGTGGCCGACGGGACGGCCACGGGCGATGGGCGGTGGGCGCCGGAGCGCCGGCACACCCGGGGTCCTCAGGGTCTCAGGGTCGCAGATCCGCGGGGCCGAAGGCCTGAGGCAGCACGTCGTCCATGCCGCGCGGGCCCTCCGGCGTGAGGAGCACCAGATCGGGTGCGGCGTGCTCGGAGAGCAGCTGGCGGCAGCGCCCGCAGGGCATCACCACCTGCCGCTCCCCGCGCGGCAGGGACTCGTCCCCGCCCACGCACACGAAGCGGCGCAGCCTCCCGCCGCCTCCGGCGACGAGCTCGCTGATCAGCCCGCACTCGGCGCAGAGGGTGACGCCGTAGCCCGCGTTCTCCACGTTGCAGCCCCGCACCAGGCGGCCGTCCTCGGCGAGCCCGGCCGCGCCCACCCGGAAGCGGGAGTACGGGGTGTACGCGCGTTCGGCGATCTCCCGAGCGGCCGCCAGCAGATCCGTGAACTCCTCGGAGGGTTCCGGGGCGACGGGCTCGGGCGCGGCGGAATCGTGGAGGCTCATGCCTGCGATGGTCTCACTGCTTGACGTACGGCTGGCCGTTGGCGGCCGGGACGCGCACGCGCCCCACCACCCCGGCCACCGCGAACAGCGCCACCACGTAGGGGAGCATCAGCAGGAAGTCACCCGGGATCGACACCCCGCCCGCGGAGGCGGACATCGTGCCCAGCCGCAGCTGGAGCGAGTCCGCGAACGCGAAGGTGAGCGCCGCCAGCAGCGCGCCGACGGGGTGGTAGCGGCCCAGGATCATCGCGGCCAGGGCGATGTAGCCCTTGCCGGCGGACATCTCCTCGCCGAAGGCGACGCCGGTGCCGATGGTGAGCGTGGCCCCGCCCAGCCCGGCCACGGCCGCGCCCAGCAGCACGTTCTTCCACCGGGTGAGGTTGACGTTGATGCCCACGGTGTCCGCCGCCTTGGGGTGCTCGCCCACGGAGCGCACGCGCAGACCCCAGCGGGTGCGGAACAGCGCGACCGTGAGCCCCGCGACGATCAGCCACATGAGGTACACGAGGATGTTCTGGTCGAACAGCGCCGCGCCGATCAGCGGCAGGTCGGCCAGCACCGGGATCCGCAGCGTGGGCAGGCGCATCGGGGCGTTGAACAGGCCGGGGTTGTCCCGCATCACGGAGCCGAAGAAGAACGAGGTGATGCCGATCGCCAGCACGTTCAGCACCACGCCCACGATGATCTGCTGCACCTGGTAGCCCACGGCGAACAGGGCCAGCAGCGCTCCCATGAACAGCGCCATCAGGGGGGCGGCGAGCAGTCCGATCCACACGCTGCCGGTGAGGGAGCCGATCAGCGTGGCGCCGAAGGCGCCGAACAGCAGCTGCCCCTCGATCGCGATGTTGATGACGCCCGCGCGCTCGGAGAGCACGCCCGAGAGCGCGCCGAACGCGAGCGGGACCGCGAGCACCAGGGTGCCCTGCAGCAGGGTGGTGACGTCGAGGGTGCGCTCGGAGATCACCCAGGTGAGGAACGAGAACACCCACGCCGCGGCGAACACGGCCAGCAGCGTGGTGCGCACCCGTGCGCGGGGGCGGGCGCTGCGGGCGTTGAGCACCCACAGTCCGGCCGAGGCCAGGAGCGCGAGCACGGAGAGGGCCACCGCGCCGCCCTTCGAGGGCACGGTGATCCGCTCCGGTATCAGACCGAAGGGGTTCAGATCGCTCTCGTGGACCACCACGTACACCGACTCGACGCCCGGGATGCCGCGCAGTCCGAAGACGACCAGGGCGAGCAGGCCCAACACCGTGGTCGCGGCGGGCACACGCCACCAGCTGTCGGGGCGCCTGTCCTCGAACACCTTCTCGGTCGCGGAGTCGTCCATGACGACGGGTGATGCCGTGCTCATCGCTCCTCCTCCTGCGCATCGGTGGGCTGCTCGGGGCGGTCCGGGCCGGGCGGTCCGTCGCGCTCGCCGCTGCGCTCCCCCGACGTGGCCGGGCCCGGATCGGGGTCGGCGTCCTCGGCCTCCGCGGGGCTGCGCCGCGCGTCGTCCGCGACGGTCGCAGCGGTGGCCGCCGCCCCGGCGGCGACCGCGCCGCCCTGCTGCGCCCCGCGGGCGCGGCGCACGCGGGCGCGGGCGCCGGGATGATCCACGCGCCGCAGCCCGATCAGGGTGCGCACCAGCGGGGGCGCGGCGATGAACAGCACCACCAGCACCTGGATCACCTGCACGAGGTCCAGCGGCACCCCCTGGTTCGACTCCATGAAGCGCCCGCCGGTGGACAGACCCGCGAACAGCAGGCCGGCCAGCACGATCCCGACAGGACCGGAGCGGCCCAGCAGCGCCACCGTGATCGCGTCGAAGCCGATGCTCCCGGCCACGCCCTCGGTGAGCCGTCGCTCCGTGCCGAGCACGTGCACGGCACCGGCGAGGCCCACCAGTCCGCCGGCGACGGCGAGCACCAGGAAGGCGGTGCGCGCCGGGGAGATGCCGGCCACCTGGGCGGCACGAGGGTTGGAGCCCACGGCGCGGAAGTGGAAGCCGATCGTCGAACGGCTCATCAGCCACCACAGCAGCACGGCGGCGCCGGCGGCGAGGAACAGGCCCGCGTGGAGCCGGAAGCCGGAGCCCAGCAGCAGCGGCAGCGCGGCGTTCTCGCCCACCGAGGGCGAGGTGGGCTGGGACTGGTTGGCGCCGGTGAACGCCGCCGTCTTCAGGGCGAAGAACAGCAGATAGGTCGCGATCCAGTTCAGCATGATCGTGCTGATCACCTCGTTGGCGCCGAAGCGCGCCTTGAGGAAGCCGGCGATGCCGCCCCAGACCCCGCCCGCGAGGACGCCGGCGATCAGGCAGGCCAGCAGGTGCACGGCGACGGGGAGATCGAAGGTGAAGCCCACGTAGCCGGCGGCCATCGCGCCGGCGATCAGCTGGCCCGTGCCGCCGATGTTGAACAGTCCCGCGCGGAAGGAGACGGCCATGCCGGCGGAGGCGATGATCAGCGGGGTCGCGACGGTGAGGGTCTCGGTGAGCGGTCGCAGCCCGGTGGCGAGGGCGGGCAGCAGCACGTAGGTGCCGCTGCCGCCGGCCTCGCGGATACTCTCGGCGGTGCGCTGGAAGCCGGGGACATCGAAGATCGCGCCGCGGAACATCGCGCCGTAGGCCTGGGTGACGGCCTGCCAGATCGCGCCGAGCGCGTCGGTGGGGCGGGCGACGAAGTACCCGAGGGTCTCGCGCACCTCCTGGTTCGCGATGACGATCAGCACGGAGCCGATCACGAAGGCGAACACGAAGCTCATCACCACCACCAGCAGGTCGCCGCGAGCGATCCGCTGCAGGGTGCGCGACAGCGCGGTCTCCGCGCTCTGCTCGGGCGGCGGCGGGGTGTCGGAGCTGCCCGCCCCGACACCGGGCGCGGAGCCGGTCTCCGCGGCGTCGAGCGTGCTCATGCGATGTCTCCTTCGTCCGCGAGCTGGGAGTCGGTGGTGCGGGCGCCGGCGGCGACGGCCTCGCGGGCGGCCTCGGCCGAGTAGCCGGCCATCATCAGGCCCAGCACGTCGCGGTCCTCGTCGCCAGGCACGATGCCGAGGATCCTCCCCCGGTACATCACCGCGATGCGGTCGGCGAGCTGGGTGACCTCGTCGAGCTCGGTGGAGACGATCACCACCGGGGTGCCCTTGTCCCGCTCGTCGAGGATGCGGCGGTGGAGGAACTCGATCGAGCCGACGTCCACACCGCGGGTGGGCTGGGAGGCGAGCAGCAGGGACAGCTCGCGGTTCAGCGCCCGCGCCATCACGATCTTCTGCTGGTTGCCGCCGGAGAGGGTCGAGGCCGCGGCGGAGGCGGACCCGGTGCGGATGTCAAACTCGGGGATCAGCCGCTTCGCGTTCTCCGCGATGGCGCGCAGGGACATGGCGACCGCGCTGCCGAAGGGCGGGCGGTCGTGCTGGTCCAGCACGAGGTTCTCGGCGACGGAGAAGTCCGCCACCAGGGCGTCGTGGGTGCGGTCCTCGGGGACGAAGCCCACCCCGGCGTCGAGCACCTGCTTGGTGCTGCGGCCCACCAGCTCACGGCCCTCCAGGCGCGCGGAGCCGTGCACCGTCTCCTGCAGGCCCAGCAGCGCCTCGGTGAGCTCGGTCTGGCCGTTGCCCTGCACGCCGGCGATGGCGAGCACCTCGCCGTGGCGCACGTCGAAGGAGACCCCGTCCAGGGTGCGGGTGCCCGCGGCGTCGGTGACCCGCAGATCCTCCACCTCGAGCGCGACCTCGCCCGGGGTCGCCTCCGCCTTCTCCTGGGCGAGGGAGACCTGCCGGCCCACCATCAGGGAGGCGAGCTCGGCCTGGTCCGCGGAGGGATCCGCCTCGCCGACCACCCGGCCGCGCCGGATCACCGTGATCCTGTCGGAGACCGCCTTGACCTCGCGGAGCTTGTGGGTGATGAACACGATCGAGGTGCCCTCGTCCCGCAGCTGACGCATGATCGCCATCAGCTCGTCGGTCTCCTGCGGGGTGAGCACCGCGGTGGGCTCGTCCAGCACCAGCACCTCGGCGCTGCGGCTGAGCGCCTTGATGATCTCGACCCGCTGCTGGGCGCCGACGGGGAGGTCCTCCACGCGCGCATCGGGATCCAGGTCGAAGCCGAAGCGGGCGGAGATCTCCCGCACCAGGGTGCGGGCGGCGGCGATGTCCAGCAGGCCGCCGCGGGTGGGCTCGTTGCCCAGCACCATGTTCTCCGCGACCGTGAACACCGGCACCAGCATGAAGTGCTGATGCACCATCCCGATGCCGGCCTCCATCGCGTCCCCCGGATCGGAGAAGGAGACCGGCGTCCCGTCGATGACGATCTCGCCGCCGTCGGGGCGGTACAGCCCGTACAGCACATTCATCAGGGTGGACTTGCCGGCGCCGTTCTCCCCCAGCAGGGAGTGGATCTCGCCGGGTTCGACCACCAGGTCGATGGCGTCGTTGGCCACGAAGGTCCCGAAGGTCTTCGTGATCCCGCGCAGTTCGAGCTTCACAGCACTCGCTTCCGTCGGCGCCGGCCGAGCTGCTCGGCCGGACGGTTCTCGGACAGGGGACGCGGCCCCCGCCCGGGCGGGCGGGGACCGCGTTCAGAGCATCGGCTCAGGCGCCCTCGGGCGTAGCCTGCGAGTCGACGACGACGGACCCGTCGATGATCTCCTGCGTCAGGGTCTCGACCTCCTCGGCGAGCTCCGCGGGGACCTCGTCCTCGAAGTCGTGGAACGGCGCCAGGCCCACACCGCCGTTCTCGAGGGTGCCCACGTACGGGGTGCCGTCGAACTCGCCGCCGGCGGCGCCGGTGATGACGTCCTCGACCGCGGTGCCCATCTCCTTCATGACGGAGGTGAGGATCACGGACTGCGCGTCGGGATCGGAGGCGTTGGACTCGTAGCCGTCGGAGTCGACCCAGATCACCATGCGGCCGTCGGACTCCTTGGCGGAGGCGAGGGTGCCGGCGCCCACCGGGCCCGCCACGGGCATCACGATGTCCGCGCCCGCGCTGTAGAACTCGTCAGAGACGGCCTTGCCCTTGGACTGGTCCTCGAAGTCACCGGTGAAGGAGCCCTCCTGGGCATCCTTGTCCCAGCCCAGCGCCTCGACCTCGGTGCCGTGCACCTCGTTGTAGTGGGCCACGCCGTCCACGAAGCCGTCCATGAAGATGGTGACGGTCGGGATGTTCACGCCGCCGTAGGTGGCGACCTTGCCGGTCTCGGTGGTGCCCGCCGCGAGGTAGCCCGCCAGGAACGCGGCCTCGGCGGTGTTGAACTCGAGCGGCTTGACGTTGTCGAGCTCGATCGGGTTGCCGTCGGCATCCTGCGCGGTGGAGTCGACGATCGCGAAGTCGGTGTCCTCGTTGTCCTGGGCGGCCTTGCCGGTGGCCGGCGCCAGCAGGAAGCCCACCGTGACGACGAGGTCGCAGTCCTGGGTGACCATGTTGTTGATGTTCGGCTCGAAGTCGGAGACCGAGGTGGACTCCGCGGTGGCGGTCTCGATGCCGAGCGCCTCCTCGGCGGCGAGCAGGCCGTTGTAGCTGGACTCGTTGAAGGACTTGTCGTCCCAGCCGCCGGCGTCCGAGACCATGCAGGCCTTGTAGTCGCTGGAGGCGCCGCCCATGTCGCTGCCGCCGCCTCCGGCGGTCTCCTCGGGAGCGGAGCCGCAGGCCGCGAGGGTCAGTGCGCCGGCGCCCACCAGGGCGAGGGAACGAGTGATGCTCTTCATGGGGATTCCTTCGATCAGGGGAGGGGCCGGTGCGCCCCGAGGGTCCTCGGCGACAGCGCTGTCGCAGTGCGTCTCGGACCATAGCCTCACCCGGGTCCCCGGCGAGCGCTCTTCGGTCCCACGTGATGAACCGTTATGAAATCGACGCGGATCTGACGTATGGACCTCCCGCGCCCGGGCACCGCCCCGGGCCGCCGCCCTGCACACCCCGTCCGCGGGCGACGGCTCGCGCGCGCCGACCGGCCCGCTCAGGCGGGCTGCAGGTCGCGCTGCACGCAGGCCGCGGCGAGCACGGAGGCGCCGATGCCGATGGCGCGCTCGTCGATCAGCAGGTCCCCCATGTGGAGGTCGAAGGTGCGCCCGCCGGGGGTGCGGGTGCCCAGCCGCGCGAGGGCGCCGGGCACCTTCTCGAGGTACCAGGCGAAGTCCTCGCCGCCCAGGGACTGCGCGGTGGGGTCGAGGTTCTCCGCCCCCAGCACGCCCTCCACCGCGGCGGCCAGCACGTCCACGCTCGAGCGGGCGTTGGAGACCGGCGGCACGCCGCGGTCGTGGCTCACCCGCGCCTCCACGCCCCAGGGACGCACCAGGTCGGCGAGCACCGTCTCCAGCAGCTCCTCGGCCTGGTCCCAGGCCTCGTGGTCGAGGCAGCGCAGGGTCCCCTCGAGGGTGCCGCTGGAGGGGATGGCGTTGAAGGCCGAGCCGGCGTGGATGCTGCCCCAGGTGAGGTTCACCCCCGAGCGGGGGTCCATGCGGCGGGTCAGGGCGGCGGGCAGCTGGGTGACGATCGAGCCGAGGGCGTAGACGAGGTCCTGGGTGAGGTGGGGGCGGGAGGTGTGACCGCCCGCGCCGCGCACCTGGATCCGCACCGGGTCGGTGGCGGAGGTGATGGGGCCGGACTTCAGACCCACGTGGCCCACGTCCACGCCGGGGTCGCAGTGCAGGGCCAGGATCGAGTCCACCCCGTCCAGCACGCCCTGGCCGATCAGCTCGAGCGCACCGCACGGGTGCTGCTCCTCCGCCGGCTGGAACACCAGGCGCACCCCGCGCCGGAGACCGCCGGCCTCGGCGGCGCGCACCAGCGCCGTCGCCGCGCCGAGCACGGCGCTCATGTGCACGTCGTGCCCGCAGGCGTGGGAGACGCCCTCCACGGTGGAGCGGTAGGCGACGGTGGTGAGCTCCGGGATGCCGAGGGCGTCCATGTCCGCGCGCAGCGCCATCAGCGGCAGCGAGGGGTCGGTGCCCGGGATGTCGCAGAGCAGGCCGGTGTGCGCCATCCGCCGCGGGGACAGTCCCAGGCCGCGCAGCTGCTCCTCGATGAAATCGGTGGTGGCGTGCTCCTGGTGCGAGAGCTCGGGGTGGCGGTGGAGGTGGCGGCGCACCGCGCGCAGCGCCTCCTCGGACTCGGCGACGGTGCGGGCGATCAGCCCCGTCGGCCCCAGCATCGCCTGCTGCTGCGAGGTCCCCGCCAGCACCTGCTGCGACTGCTTCACCTGTGTCTCCTGCGTTCTCGGCCCGACCGCCGCGACCGGTCGTCGCGGGCGGCGCCCTCGCGCCGGCCGCTGCGGGCGGCCGACGTCAGCGCAGGCGGTCCAGGCCGTGCCCCTCGAGGCGGGCGACCAGCCGTGAGAGGTCCTGCGCCTGTGCGTCGGCGAGCACCAGCAGGGCGTCCTCGGTGTCCACGATGCTGATGCCGTCCAGCCCGACCAGGGCGATGTGGCGATCGGTGGAACCGTACACCGTGGCCCGCGAGGAGACGGCATCGACCTGGGCCCCGCCGAGCACCCGCACGTCCCCGTCGTCCGCCCCGTCGCCGCTCGCCGCCCGCGTGCCGTCGGGCCGCTCGCGCAGCTGGCGTGCCAGGGCGGCGAAGTCGCCCACGTCGTCCCAGCCCACGGAGGCCGGCACCACGGCCACCTTCCCCTCGGCGGCGAGCGGCTCGGCCAGCGCATGGTCGATCGCGATCGCCGTGAGACGGGGCCAGACCCGCTCCAGCACCGCGCCCTCCTGGGCGGTGCCGTGGGCGGCGGCGATCTCCCGCACGCCGGCGGCCAGGGCCGGCAGCTGGAGCGCCAGCTCGTCGAGCAGCCAGGAGGCCCGCGCGAGGAACATGCCCGCGTTCCACAGGAAGCGACCGCTGGCCAGGAACTCCTCCGCGCGCTCGCGATCGGGCTTCTCGACGAAGCGGTCCACCCCGTGAGCGCCTGCGGGGAGGGCGCCCGGCCCGCCGGGGCGTGCGAGAGGGCGGTCCGGCCGCGCCGGCGAGTCCGGGCCGCTCGCCGCGTCGCCGGCCGAGCGCTCGATGTACCCGAACCCGGTGGCGGGATGGGTGGGCTGGATGCCCAGCGTGACCAGGTAGCCCTGCGCGGCGGCGTCCCGCGCTACGGCGACGGCGCGGGCGAAGGCCTCGCGGTCGCCGATCAGGTGGTCCGCGGCGAAGGAGCCGAGGACCGCACCGGGGTGCTCCCGCTCGATGAGGGCGGCGGCCAGCGCGATCGCCGGCATCGAGTTGCGCGGGGAGGGCTCGGCCACGATCCGCGCGACCTCCGGGCCGCCCAGCTGCTCCCGCACGGCGGCCCGGTGCATCGCACCGGTCACCACCACCGGGGGCGCGTCGGCGAGGGGTGCCAGCCGGGAGACGGTGTCCTGCAGGAGGCTGGTGCCCTGACCGGTGAGGTCGAGGAGGAACTTCGGCCGCGCGCGGCGTGAGAGCGGCCACAGTCGGGTCCCCGCGCCGCCGGCGGGGATCACGGGCACGAACGGAGCCTCGGGCATCCTCCCAGCGTAGCCGAGGGCCCCGCATCCCGACGGGCCGCCCGCGCGGGTGCGACACCGGCGCGTCGGGGCGCGCCGCACCCGCCCTGCCTGGTGCTACGCTGAAAGGGCCCCTGTCGGGGTCGATGATGATGTCGCCGTGTCGTGAAACGTCGCCCTCGGGCGATGCCTGCCGCGACCGCCGTCCGGAGCCTCGCTGCGGAGGACGCGCGCCGAATGCCGCGGCATCTCGTCACCGCTCCCGGCACCATCCCGACGCTTCTGGAGGATCTCCGTGGCTTCAGCCCAATCCGGGACGCTCTATCGCGGACGCGAAGGCATGTGGTCCTGGGTCGCCCACCGCATCTCAGGAATGCTCATCTTCCTGTTCCTGCTCGTGCACGTGCTCGACACCGCTCTCGTCCGTGTCTCCCCCGAGGCGTACAACGAGGTGATCGGGCACTACAAGACGGTGGTGTTCGGCCTCGGCGAGGTCGGCCTCGTCGGCGCGATCCTCTTCCACGCCCTCAACGGTCTGCGCATCATCCTGGTGGACTTCTGGTCCCGGGGCACGGCGCGCCAGCGCAGCCTGTTCTGGGGCGTCGTCGTGGTGTGGGCGGTGCTCATGGCCGGCTTCGTCCCCCGTCACCTCATGCACATGTTCGGAGCGTGATCCCGATGACCACCACCTCGATCCCCGATCCGAGCACCCGCTACCGCCGCACCGGGCAGCGGGGCGTCAACTCCGAGATGCTCTCGTGGATGTTCATGCGCGCCTCGGGCGCCCTGCTCGTCATCCTCGTGTTCGGCCACCTGTTCGTGAACCTGTGGCTCGGCGAAGGCGTCAAGGGCATCGACTTCGCCTTCGTGGGCGGCAAGTGGGCGAGCCCCTTCTGGCAGGTCTGGGACCTGCTGATGCTGTGGCTGGGCCTGATCCACGGCGGCAACGGCGTGCGCACGATCATCAACGACTACGCCCGCGGCGGCCGCACCCGTCTGGTGCTCAAGGGCCTGCTGTACCTGGCGGTCGTGGTGACCATCGTGCTGGGCACCCTGGTGATCTTCACCTTCGACCCCTGCCCCGTCGGCGCCGAGCCGAGCCTGCTGCCCTCCTTCTGCGAGGGCTGACGCCCCGGGGCGGCCCGGCCCGGGCCGCCCCTCCCCCTCTTCCCGGTCGAATCGAACGGAGCAGTCACCCGACATGCAGACCCATAACTACGACGTGGTGATCATCGGCGCCGGCGGCGCCGGCATGCGCGCGGCCCTGGAGTCCTCCAAGCGGGCCCGCACCGCCGTCGTCACCAAGCTCTACCCCACGCGCTCCCACACCGGCGCGGCCCAGGGCGGCATGTGCGCCGCCCTCGCCAACGTCGAGGACGACAACTGGGAGTGGCACACCTACGACACCGTCAAGGGCGGCGACTACCTCGTGGACCAGGACGCCGCGGAGGTGATGGCCAAGGAGGCCATCGACGCGGTGCTCGACCTCGAGAAGATGGGCCTGCCCTTCAACCGCACCCCCGAGGGACGCATCGATCAGCGCCGCTTCGGCGGGCACACCCGTGAGCACGGCGAGGCGCCGGTGC encodes the following:
- the deoC gene encoding deoxyribose-phosphate aldolase; its protein translation is MTALENAQLAQLIDHTLLKPEATRDDVTALLREAEELGTYSVCVSPSMLPVETTVKVATVCGFPSGQHAPSLKAAEAADSVAKGADEVDMVLNVGLARAGEFDAVEAEIRAVREAAPAPVVLKVIIESAALEDAQIVGVCQAAERAGADFVKTSTGFHPAGGAAEHAVRLMRETVGDRLGVKASGGIRTREAAEAMVAAGASRLGLSSSKAILEGGTGSGY
- a CDS encoding NUDIX domain-containing protein, which produces MTTPSPSRAPRRIVLLTGPSGSGKGVVSRRAGVPALNLDDFYREGDDPTLPRRFGIPDWDHPASWDAGAALRALTALAHDGAAEIPTYSIALSRRTGSARLELGDAPVLIAEGIFAAELIAPLAAAGLLAEAIVLDRAVPVVFTLRLARDLREHRKPVPILLQRGTALALQQRDDMHGWVRAGLRPDGLRAAVRRIREIVVHAEAERHCRPASAARSRLRIAAVCFLRDAPAGTAPGTELLCVRKHGTGSWMQVGGKLDGEESAREAALREVEEELGVRLHAEELDPLGEFEAVAANEPGTVVHASVFLTRTPLPGPLQVRAELAEHRWIPLENDGAHGNGGRLAPLMREHILPALRRREASRRP
- a CDS encoding thymidine phosphorylase; this translates as MTENPTPDVEPFDVVDVIRTKRDGSRLDEAQIDWVIDAYTRGVVAEEQMAALAMAIFLRGMERPEIARWTAAMIASGERMDFSALAKPTTDKHSTGGVGDKITLPLAPLVASYGVAVPQLSGRGLGHTGGTLDKLEAIPGWRAALTNDEMMRQLDEVGAVICAAGSGLAPADKKLYALRDVTGTVEAIPLIASSIMSKKIAEGTAALTLDVKTGAGAFMKDEGDARELARTMVDLGTDAGVRTVALLTDMSAPLGRTAGNGLEVRESLEVLSGGGPADVVELTCALAREMLEAAGVHDADVEAALADGRAMDSWRAMIAAQGGDVDAPLPTAQHVEELRASEDGVVTGLDAMGVGVAAWRLGAGRSRPGEAVQAAAGVEIEKHLGEEVRAGDVLARLHTDTPGRLARALEALDRAWDLSAPGTEVPERRIVLDRIG
- a CDS encoding cytidine deaminase, encoding MSLHDSAAPEPVAPEPSEEFTDLLAAAREIAERAYTPYSRFRVGAAGLAEDGRLVRGCNVENAGYGVTLCAECGLISELVAGGGGRLRRFVCVGGDESLPRGERQVVMPCGRCRQLLSEHAAPDLVLLTPEGPRGMDDVLPQAFGPADLRP
- a CDS encoding ABC transporter permease — translated: MSTASPVVMDDSATEKVFEDRRPDSWWRVPAATTVLGLLALVVFGLRGIPGVESVYVVVHESDLNPFGLIPERITVPSKGGAVALSVLALLASAGLWVLNARSARPRARVRTTLLAVFAAAWVFSFLTWVISERTLDVTTLLQGTLVLAVPLAFGALSGVLSERAGVINIAIEGQLLFGAFGATLIGSLTGSVWIGLLAAPLMALFMGALLALFAVGYQVQQIIVGVVLNVLAIGITSFFFGSVMRDNPGLFNAPMRLPTLRIPVLADLPLIGAALFDQNILVYLMWLIVAGLTVALFRTRWGLRVRSVGEHPKAADTVGINVNLTRWKNVLLGAAVAGLGGATLTIGTGVAFGEEMSAGKGYIALAAMILGRYHPVGALLAALTFAFADSLQLRLGTMSASAGGVSIPGDFLLMLPYVVALFAVAGVVGRVRVPAANGQPYVKQ